In Capillimicrobium parvum, a genomic segment contains:
- a CDS encoding outer membrane protein assembly factor BamB family protein — MSAFLRRPRVLIALGLLAVLAAGAGVAAWLVVSKEPGDVSNPNVEFDAPAPTTTPPATTPTTPTTPSKPRRPQKPRTVNWPRYGYTQGHTRVFAPDHALNGPWRRMWVRRAPALTEFPPVIWDGTLYLLVDDGTLMAFKANNGRMRWRRQVGALAASSPAVDEFRLYVVLLEGAKGSRKGKIMSLSRRTGRVFWSKGLPSRGESSPLLRDGKVFFGTEDGTMYALDARSGRQIWTYHASGAIKGSPSYDAGKLYFGSYGGDVHAVRASDGKLLWKSGAARGLVRSGNFYATAAVAFGRVYIGSTDGREYSFASRTGKLAWARQTGGYVYSSAAVDNVPDVGPTVFVGSYDGRFYAFDARSGRTRWTYDAGGRISGSPTVIGTTVYFANLAKRETVGLSTAHGRVVFRRSAGSFDPMVTDGQWLYLTGSSSVTALRQIAPRTPEQKRAARARAAAKRAAARRRAAQQRAAQRRAAAKKRAAKRKTQAAKKRARRSSN, encoded by the coding sequence GTGTCCGCCTTCCTGCGCCGCCCGCGCGTGCTCATCGCGCTCGGCCTCCTCGCCGTGCTCGCCGCCGGTGCAGGGGTCGCGGCGTGGCTCGTGGTCTCCAAGGAGCCCGGCGACGTGTCGAACCCGAACGTCGAGTTCGACGCCCCGGCCCCCACCACGACGCCGCCGGCCACGACGCCGACGACGCCGACCACGCCGTCGAAGCCCAGGCGTCCCCAGAAGCCCAGGACCGTCAACTGGCCGCGCTACGGCTACACGCAGGGCCACACGCGGGTCTTTGCGCCCGACCATGCGCTGAACGGGCCCTGGCGGCGGATGTGGGTGCGGCGCGCGCCCGCGCTGACCGAGTTCCCGCCCGTGATCTGGGACGGCACGCTCTACCTGCTCGTCGACGACGGCACGCTCATGGCGTTCAAGGCGAACAACGGCCGGATGCGCTGGCGCCGGCAGGTCGGCGCGCTGGCCGCGAGCAGCCCGGCGGTCGACGAGTTCCGGCTCTACGTCGTGCTGCTCGAAGGCGCGAAGGGGAGCCGCAAGGGCAAGATCATGTCGCTGAGCCGGCGGACCGGCCGTGTCTTCTGGTCGAAGGGGCTGCCGAGCCGCGGGGAGTCCTCGCCGCTGCTGCGTGACGGCAAGGTGTTCTTCGGCACCGAGGACGGCACCATGTATGCGCTCGACGCCCGCAGCGGGCGCCAGATCTGGACCTACCACGCGTCCGGAGCGATCAAGGGCAGCCCGAGCTACGACGCGGGCAAGCTGTACTTCGGCAGCTACGGCGGCGACGTGCACGCCGTCCGCGCGTCGGACGGCAAGCTGCTGTGGAAGTCCGGGGCGGCGCGCGGCCTCGTGCGGTCCGGCAACTTCTACGCGACCGCGGCGGTGGCGTTCGGCCGCGTGTACATCGGCTCGACCGACGGCCGCGAGTACTCGTTCGCCTCGCGCACCGGCAAGCTCGCCTGGGCGCGGCAGACCGGCGGCTACGTCTACTCGTCGGCCGCGGTCGACAACGTCCCGGACGTCGGGCCGACCGTGTTCGTCGGGTCCTACGACGGGCGCTTCTACGCGTTCGACGCGCGGTCGGGCCGAACACGCTGGACCTACGACGCCGGCGGCCGGATCTCCGGTTCGCCGACCGTCATCGGCACCACCGTCTACTTCGCCAACCTCGCCAAGCGCGAGACGGTCGGGCTGAGCACGGCACACGGCCGGGTCGTGTTCCGCCGCTCGGCGGGCTCGTTCGACCCCATGGTCACCGACGGTCAGTGGCTGTACCTGACCGGCAGCTCCTCGGTGACCGCGCTGCGCCAGATCGCGCCGCGCACCCCGGAGCAGAAGCGGGCCGCCCGCGCGCGGGCGGCGGCCAAGCGCGCCGCCGCGCGCCGGCGGGCGGCCCAGCAGCGCGCGGCGCAGCGCCGGGCGGCGGCGAAGAAGCGGGCGGCGAAGCGCAAGACGCAGGCCGCGAAGAAGCGCGCGCGCCGGTCGTCGAACTGA
- a CDS encoding lysylphosphatidylglycerol synthase domain-containing protein, with product MVHPGRTATSRRPVWWWVRLGATAATLAVLVWRVGTGPFLDGVRTVDGRALAAAAGIAVLTTICGAWRWRVVARGLGVELALGPAVAAYYRSIFLNVALPGGVLGDLHRGISHGRRTRDVGRGLRAVAWERSAGQVVQVVLTVAVLLVAVSPVRAAMPFVAAALLVAAVGVVPAMRWRAGGRSRWARLRRAAARDLHDGLLARRAWAAIVLLSALVVAGHAITFLIAARTAGATAPASRMVPLALLVLLAAALPNVGGWGPREGVAAWAFAAAGLGASRGVATAVVYGVMVFAASLPGAVVLVAAWARGTRSPPELAWPLRRGGGVVAPQDGVQDV from the coding sequence GTGGTCCACCCCGGTCGCACCGCCACGAGCCGCCGGCCCGTCTGGTGGTGGGTCCGCCTCGGTGCCACCGCGGCGACGCTCGCCGTCCTGGTCTGGCGCGTGGGCACCGGGCCGTTCCTCGACGGCGTGCGCACGGTCGACGGCCGGGCGCTGGCCGCCGCGGCGGGCATCGCCGTGCTCACCACCATCTGCGGCGCCTGGCGCTGGCGCGTCGTGGCTCGTGGCCTCGGCGTGGAGCTCGCGCTGGGCCCCGCGGTGGCCGCGTACTACCGGTCGATCTTCCTCAACGTGGCGCTGCCGGGAGGGGTGCTGGGCGATCTGCACCGGGGGATCAGCCACGGTCGCCGGACGCGCGACGTCGGCCGGGGGCTGCGGGCGGTGGCGTGGGAGCGCTCGGCCGGTCAGGTCGTGCAGGTGGTGCTCACCGTCGCGGTCCTCCTCGTCGCGGTGTCGCCCGTCCGGGCGGCCATGCCCTTCGTCGCGGCCGCGCTCCTCGTGGCGGCGGTGGGCGTGGTGCCGGCGATGCGGTGGCGCGCCGGCGGGCGCTCGCGGTGGGCGAGGCTGCGTCGCGCCGCCGCTCGCGACCTCCACGACGGACTCCTCGCCCGGCGGGCGTGGGCGGCCATCGTCCTCCTGTCGGCGCTGGTCGTCGCGGGACACGCGATCACGTTCCTGATCGCCGCACGCACCGCGGGCGCGACCGCGCCCGCGTCGCGGATGGTGCCGCTGGCGTTGCTCGTGCTCCTGGCCGCGGCGCTGCCCAACGTCGGCGGCTGGGGACCGCGCGAAGGCGTGGCGGCCTGGGCGTTCGCCGCCGCCGGCCTGGGCGCGTCGCGCGGGGTCGCCACCGCGGTGGTCTACGGCGTGATGGTGTTCGCCGCCAGCCTCCCCGGCGCCGTCGTCCTCGTGGCGGCGTGGGCCCGCGGCACACGGTCGCCGCCGGAGCTCGCGTGGCCGCTCCGGCGCGGCGGCGGGGTCGTCGCGCCGCAGGACGGAGTCCAGGATGTCTGA
- a CDS encoding ABC transporter ATP-binding protein: MPAPAASARDETERAAEAPASIKVENVSITYQTALAHRQTLVGTLSRLRRRRKVTKEIKAVRDVSFEVPRGTVLGIVGANGAGKSTLVRAMAGILPPTNGRIEVHGRVSTLLALGVGFDRKLTGRQNVVLGGLAAGLSREQLEDKYEEIVEFAELDEFMDMPMRTYSQGMYGRLAFSVAVNMEPDILLIDEALSVGDAHFKRKSFDKMRELCDQAHTIVLVSHALRSLRELSDEVAWLNKGELVEYGRPGKVIRAYQRYLKVDEDDEVTQEDV, translated from the coding sequence GTGCCCGCCCCCGCGGCGTCCGCGCGGGACGAGACCGAGCGGGCGGCCGAGGCCCCCGCCTCGATCAAGGTCGAGAACGTCTCGATCACGTACCAGACGGCGCTCGCGCACCGCCAGACGCTCGTCGGCACGCTGTCACGCCTCCGCCGCCGCCGCAAGGTGACCAAGGAGATCAAGGCGGTCCGCGACGTCTCCTTCGAGGTCCCCCGCGGCACCGTGCTCGGCATCGTCGGCGCCAACGGCGCCGGGAAGTCGACGCTCGTGCGGGCGATGGCGGGCATCCTGCCGCCGACGAACGGGCGCATCGAGGTCCACGGGCGCGTCAGCACGCTGCTCGCCCTCGGCGTGGGCTTCGACCGCAAGCTCACCGGCCGCCAGAACGTCGTGCTCGGCGGTCTCGCCGCGGGCCTGAGCCGCGAGCAGCTCGAGGACAAGTACGAGGAGATCGTCGAGTTCGCCGAGCTCGACGAGTTCATGGACATGCCGATGCGCACCTACTCGCAGGGCATGTACGGCCGCCTGGCGTTCTCCGTGGCGGTGAACATGGAGCCCGACATCCTGCTCATCGACGAGGCGCTGTCGGTCGGCGACGCGCACTTCAAGCGCAAGTCGTTCGACAAGATGCGCGAGCTCTGCGACCAGGCGCACACGATCGTGCTCGTCAGCCACGCCCTGCGCTCGCTGCGCGAGCTCTCCGACGAGGTCGCGTGGCTGAACAAGGGCGAGCTCGTCGAGTACGGCCGGCCCGGGAAGGTGATCCGGGCCTACCAGCGCTACCTCAAGGTCGACGAGGACGACGAGGTCACGCAGGAAGACGTCTGA
- a CDS encoding cation diffusion facilitator family transporter produces MSAEPAQARHDDRPAHDHRGHGHSHGLVPESIKRSRDGVRAVSLSLVVLLVTALLQVVVFVATSSVALLADLIHNFGDALTAIPLGAAFLMRSAVAEKRAGYFVVLAILVSAVVAAAEAINRLVHPHPIDHLGVLAVAGAIGFIGNELAAQVRLRAGRRLHSPALIADGNHARIDGLVSLAVVASAIVVAFGLDLADPIIGLAITALILRITWSSWRTITGHDHHH; encoded by the coding sequence ATGAGCGCGGAACCCGCACAGGCTCGGCACGACGATCGCCCGGCGCACGACCACCGCGGACACGGCCATTCGCATGGGCTCGTCCCCGAGTCGATCAAGCGCTCGCGCGACGGCGTGCGGGCCGTCTCGCTCAGCCTGGTCGTGCTGCTGGTGACCGCACTGCTGCAGGTCGTCGTGTTCGTCGCCACCAGCAGCGTCGCGCTGCTCGCTGACCTGATCCACAACTTCGGCGACGCGCTGACCGCGATCCCGCTCGGCGCCGCGTTCCTCATGCGTTCAGCCGTCGCCGAGAAGCGCGCCGGCTACTTCGTCGTGTTGGCGATCCTCGTCAGCGCGGTGGTCGCCGCCGCCGAGGCGATCAACCGGCTCGTGCACCCTCATCCGATCGACCACCTCGGCGTGCTCGCCGTCGCGGGAGCCATCGGGTTCATCGGCAACGAACTCGCTGCGCAGGTGCGGCTGCGCGCCGGACGCCGGCTGCACAGCCCGGCGCTGATCGCCGACGGCAACCACGCCCGCATCGACGGGCTCGTCAGCCTCGCGGTCGTCGCCAGTGCAATCGTCGTCGCATTCGGCCTCGATCTCGCCGACCCGATCATCGGCCTCGCGATCACCGCCCTGATCCTGCGCATCACCTGGTCCTCGTGGCGCACGATCACCGGCCACGACCATCATCACTGA
- a CDS encoding CDP-alcohol phosphatidyltransferase family protein: MIRPRAPDAPEGALRVSWAGPATGLAAQVLLLAVVTQAAGLGAAGWVVGLVSAVVIAAALARGLAGGADDRLGPASWVTLARATLAVGVAALAVDSLIRGIPVALFVTIAAVALSLDLVDGQVARRTGTESRLGARFDGEIDAFLILALSVHVAPTVGAWVLAIGFARYLFLAGEWLLPWMRAPLPARRWRKIVAAAQGIVLTVAAAGVLPLGLVRALLAAALAALAASIGECVWWLWRRRDVPRERTRDAVDHPRERGPLRTGIAAALTVLAALLVWVALVAPAEPSRFALGAFVRLPLELLVVVALAVLLPAAPRRALVIAAGAVLSAIVVVKVLDIGFFTAFNRPFRPVDDSGYVGIGIETLGDAIGRAQAHIVAVVVGLLVVVLLAVPVLALARVTRVAAGHRAWALGAMAVLGVVWVGLRVAGAPVASYSAAQLAVGEVQAVQAGLHDHAVLARLIARDRFQATPGDRLLTGLRGKDVLLVFVESYGRVAVHGSSFSPGVDAVLRRGDAQLRTAGFSARSAFLTSPTFGGLSWLAHSTLQSGLEIDGQRRYDQLVGSDRLSLTRAFKRAGWRTIADMPQDHRDWPQGRTFYHYDKVYDRRNLGYRGPGFGLPPMPDQYTMLALQRFELANRHRPPVFAEVDLTSSHTPWTRIPRLIPWDQVGDGSIFGRIAPAEATTASLFGDAERARAAYGHSIEYALRMLFSFVQRYGTDDTVLVVLGDHQPSTKVSGDSAGHDVPVSIIARDPKVMAQVAGWRWEAGMRPSPQAPVWPMRALRDRFLSAFGSSPAGG; this comes from the coding sequence TTGATCCGTCCTCGCGCTCCCGACGCCCCGGAGGGCGCGCTGCGAGTGAGCTGGGCGGGCCCGGCAACCGGGCTGGCGGCCCAGGTGCTGCTCCTGGCCGTCGTGACGCAGGCGGCCGGGCTCGGCGCGGCCGGCTGGGTCGTGGGCCTCGTGAGCGCCGTGGTCATCGCGGCCGCCCTGGCGCGCGGGCTGGCGGGCGGCGCCGATGATCGACTGGGGCCGGCGTCGTGGGTGACGCTCGCCCGGGCCACGCTCGCCGTCGGCGTGGCCGCGCTGGCCGTGGACTCGCTGATCCGGGGCATCCCGGTGGCGCTGTTCGTGACGATCGCCGCCGTCGCGCTCTCGCTGGACCTGGTCGACGGCCAGGTCGCACGGCGCACCGGGACGGAGTCCCGGCTCGGCGCGCGGTTCGACGGCGAGATCGACGCGTTCCTGATCCTCGCCCTCAGCGTCCATGTCGCCCCCACGGTCGGCGCCTGGGTCCTCGCGATCGGCTTCGCGCGATACCTGTTCCTCGCCGGCGAGTGGCTTCTGCCGTGGATGCGGGCCCCGTTGCCCGCGCGCCGGTGGCGCAAGATCGTCGCGGCGGCGCAGGGGATCGTGCTGACCGTCGCCGCCGCCGGCGTGCTGCCCCTGGGGCTGGTGCGGGCGCTCCTCGCCGCCGCGCTCGCCGCGCTCGCCGCGTCGATCGGGGAGTGCGTGTGGTGGCTCTGGCGCCGCCGGGACGTGCCGCGCGAGCGCACACGCGACGCCGTCGACCATCCGCGCGAGCGCGGGCCGCTGCGCACGGGCATCGCCGCGGCGCTGACGGTCCTCGCGGCGCTCCTCGTCTGGGTCGCGCTCGTCGCGCCGGCCGAGCCGAGCCGCTTCGCGCTCGGCGCGTTCGTGCGGCTCCCGCTCGAGCTCCTCGTCGTCGTCGCCCTGGCCGTCCTGCTGCCCGCCGCGCCCCGCCGCGCGTTGGTGATCGCGGCGGGAGCCGTCCTGAGCGCGATCGTCGTCGTCAAGGTCCTCGACATCGGGTTCTTCACGGCCTTCAACCGGCCGTTCAGGCCCGTCGACGACTCGGGCTACGTCGGGATCGGCATCGAGACGCTGGGCGACGCGATCGGCCGGGCGCAGGCGCACATCGTCGCCGTCGTCGTGGGCCTGCTCGTCGTCGTGCTCCTCGCCGTCCCGGTTCTGGCGCTGGCGCGTGTGACCCGGGTTGCGGCGGGACACCGCGCCTGGGCGCTGGGGGCGATGGCGGTGCTGGGGGTCGTCTGGGTCGGGCTGCGCGTGGCCGGCGCTCCGGTCGCCTCCTACAGCGCGGCGCAGCTCGCCGTCGGCGAGGTGCAGGCCGTGCAGGCGGGCCTGCACGATCACGCGGTCCTCGCCCGCCTGATCGCCCGCGACCGCTTCCAGGCGACGCCCGGCGACCGGCTGCTGACCGGGCTGCGCGGCAAGGACGTCCTGCTCGTGTTCGTCGAGAGCTACGGCAGGGTCGCCGTCCACGGCTCGTCGTTCTCGCCCGGGGTCGACGCCGTGCTGCGCCGGGGCGATGCTCAGCTGCGCACGGCGGGCTTCTCCGCGCGCAGCGCCTTCCTGACCTCGCCGACGTTCGGCGGCCTCAGCTGGCTGGCGCACTCCACCCTGCAGTCCGGGCTGGAGATCGACGGCCAACGGCGCTACGACCAGCTCGTCGGGAGCGACCGGCTCAGCCTCACGCGGGCGTTCAAGCGCGCCGGCTGGCGGACGATCGCCGACATGCCGCAGGATCACCGGGACTGGCCGCAGGGCAGGACCTTCTACCACTACGACAAGGTCTACGACCGCCGCAACCTCGGCTATCGCGGCCCGGGGTTCGGCCTGCCGCCGATGCCCGACCAGTACACGATGCTGGCCCTGCAGCGATTCGAGCTCGCGAACCGCCACCGGCCCCCGGTCTTCGCCGAGGTCGACCTCACCTCGAGCCACACGCCCTGGACGCGCATCCCCCGCCTGATCCCCTGGGACCAGGTGGGCGACGGATCCATCTTCGGCCGCATCGCGCCGGCGGAGGCCACGACGGCCAGCCTCTTCGGCGACGCCGAGCGCGCGCGCGCCGCCTACGGCCATTCGATCGAGTACGCGCTGCGCATGCTCTTCTCGTTCGTCCAGCGCTACGGCACCGACGACACCGTGCTCGTCGTCCTGGGCGACCATCAGCCCTCGACCAAGGTCAGCGGCGACAGCGCCGGCCACGACGTCCCGGTCTCCATCATCGCTCGCGACCCGAAGGTCATGGCGCAGGTCGCCGGGTGGCGGTGGGAGGCGGGCATGCGGCCGAGCCCGCAGGCGCCCGTCTGGCCGATGCGCGCCCTGCGCGACCGCTTCCTCAGCGCGTTCGGCTCGTCGCCGGCGGGCGGCTGA
- a CDS encoding class I SAM-dependent methyltransferase, whose protein sequence is MRQDDRAPFHRALHRARLSAYAAGEYVGQESFMTAGEIRGLAAQAGIGPGVGVLDLCCGTAGPGRLLTRELGCAYLGVDASASAVAVARDLAGDLPCHFAVAHVPPLPSGPFDVVLLLETMLAFEDKDALIREIFPALRPGGRFAFTLEEGPPLTAAERAAMPDADTVWLTPLDELTASLERAGLTVTWQEDHSRAHRATAQALTSAFAEHAEEIAAQIGRRALDELLAAHRLWIRWLDEGRVRKLALVATRT, encoded by the coding sequence ATGAGGCAGGACGACCGCGCGCCGTTTCACCGCGCACTGCATCGCGCGCGGCTGTCCGCGTACGCCGCCGGCGAGTACGTCGGGCAGGAGAGCTTCATGACCGCCGGCGAGATCCGGGGCCTGGCCGCCCAGGCGGGCATCGGCCCCGGCGTCGGCGTGCTCGACCTGTGCTGCGGCACCGCGGGGCCCGGGCGGCTCCTCACCCGAGAGCTGGGCTGCGCCTACCTGGGCGTGGACGCCAGCGCGAGCGCCGTCGCCGTCGCCCGCGATCTCGCGGGCGATCTGCCGTGCCATTTCGCGGTCGCGCACGTTCCGCCGCTCCCCTCCGGTCCCTTCGACGTTGTGCTCCTGCTCGAGACGATGCTCGCCTTCGAGGACAAGGACGCCCTGATCCGCGAGATCTTCCCGGCGTTGCGGCCCGGCGGGCGGTTCGCCTTCACGCTCGAGGAGGGGCCGCCGCTGACCGCAGCCGAGCGAGCGGCGATGCCCGACGCCGACACGGTCTGGCTCACCCCGCTCGACGAGCTGACCGCATCCCTGGAGCGGGCGGGGCTCACCGTCACATGGCAGGAGGACCACAGCCGCGCCCATCGCGCGACGGCGCAGGCGCTGACGAGCGCGTTCGCCGAGCACGCCGAGGAGATCGCCGCCCAGATCGGCCGCCGGGCGCTGGACGAGCTGCTCGCCGCCCACCGCCTCTGGATCCGATGGCTGGACGAGGGGCGCGTGCGCAAGCTGGCGCTGGTGGCGACGCGGACCTGA
- a CDS encoding ArsR/SmtB family transcription factor: protein MAHGTHADVDRLIDDHRYARAAAEAMQALSAPSRLRILARLHVGPASVSTIAAAVGMEGSAVSHQLRLLRHLGLVVGQRDGRQVVYELHDDHVAEMLEQVIAHVDHVRLGLAGRAGASLTVGA, encoded by the coding sequence ATGGCGCACGGAACACACGCAGACGTCGATCGTCTGATCGACGACCACCGGTACGCACGCGCGGCCGCCGAAGCGATGCAGGCCCTGTCCGCGCCCAGCCGGTTGCGCATCCTCGCGCGCTTGCACGTCGGGCCCGCGTCGGTGAGCACGATCGCGGCCGCCGTGGGGATGGAGGGCTCTGCGGTCTCCCACCAGCTGCGGCTGCTGCGCCACCTCGGGCTCGTCGTCGGGCAGCGTGACGGCCGCCAGGTCGTCTACGAGCTGCACGACGATCACGTCGCCGAGATGCTCGAGCAGGTCATCGCGCACGTCGACCACGTGCGCCTCGGGTTGGCGGGGCGCGCCGGCGCATCGCTGACGGTCGGCGCCTGA
- a CDS encoding RibD family protein, whose product MSERPYTLLSCSVSIDGYLGDHRPRLALSNEADFDRVDAVRASCDAIMVGAVTVRTDDPRLLVRSPARRDARTALGLAPDPMKITVTGRADLDARSSFFTTGEAEKLVYTPSPRVADARARLGPVATIVDGGARVRMRRLTEDLADRGVERLMVEGGGVVHTQFLADDLVDELQLVVAPCFVGDSSAPRFVTDGRFPWNPDRRATLAEVNQIGDVVLLRYALSPRFRDD is encoded by the coding sequence ATGTCTGAGCGCCCGTACACCCTGCTGAGCTGCAGCGTGTCGATCGACGGCTATCTCGGCGACCACCGGCCGCGCCTGGCGCTGTCCAACGAGGCCGACTTCGACCGCGTCGACGCGGTGCGCGCCTCCTGCGACGCGATCATGGTCGGGGCGGTCACCGTGCGCACCGACGACCCGCGGCTGCTCGTGCGCTCCCCGGCCCGTCGCGACGCGCGCACCGCCCTCGGGCTCGCGCCCGACCCGATGAAGATCACCGTGACCGGCCGGGCGGACCTCGACGCGCGCTCGAGCTTCTTCACGACCGGCGAGGCCGAGAAGCTCGTCTACACGCCGAGCCCGCGGGTGGCCGACGCCCGGGCCCGCCTCGGACCGGTGGCGACGATCGTCGACGGCGGCGCGCGCGTGCGGATGCGCCGGCTGACCGAGGACCTCGCCGACCGCGGCGTGGAACGGCTCATGGTCGAAGGCGGCGGCGTCGTGCACACCCAGTTCCTGGCCGACGACCTCGTCGACGAGCTGCAGCTCGTCGTGGCGCCCTGCTTCGTCGGCGACTCGAGCGCCCCGCGCTTCGTGACCGACGGACGCTTCCCGTGGAACCCCGACCGGCGCGCGACCCTGGCCGAGGTCAACCAGATCGGCGACGTGGTGCTGCTGCGCTACGCGCTCTCGCCGCGCTTCCGTGACGACTGA